The following are from one region of the Actinoplanes sp. L3-i22 genome:
- a CDS encoding ferric reductase-like transmembrane domain-containing protein, whose amino-acid sequence MTTTTDAPPTAAPPRALSSRRRATPRWWGDAGGLGAGVSLLIVTALWVSNGSARQVAGGGPDAVSAIGRLTGLWASDLLLLQVLLMARVPLVERAFGQDRLARWHRWAGFTSFWLMIAHIVLITLGYAGTAHANAFAELWDMIWTYPGMLLATAGTLALIMVVVTSIRAARRKLRYESWHLIHLYAYLGVGLALPHQLWTGTDFIGSPAAIAYWWTLYAVSAGGVLVYRLGLPAWRSWRHRLVVSHVTPEGPGLTSVYLTGRHLDTLPARAGQFFQWRFLDGPGWSRAHPYSLSATPNGQLLRITVKDLGDGSSRAAALRPGTTAIVEGPYGRLTGETYTGGPVVMLACGIGVTPLLALLGELPYRPGEATLIYRARNEAEVAFRTELDWFAAQRGVRIVYLLGPRATRPSWLPAQYADRADADALREIAPRIAGSHVYVCGPDAWTEAARTAAHDAGVEPANLHTELFSW is encoded by the coding sequence ATGACCACGACGACCGACGCCCCGCCAACGGCCGCACCGCCCCGCGCCCTTTCGTCGCGGCGCCGCGCGACCCCGCGCTGGTGGGGCGACGCGGGCGGCCTCGGCGCGGGCGTGAGCCTGCTGATCGTCACCGCCCTGTGGGTGAGCAACGGCAGCGCACGGCAGGTCGCCGGCGGCGGCCCGGACGCGGTGTCGGCGATCGGCCGGCTGACCGGTCTCTGGGCCTCCGACCTGCTGCTGTTGCAGGTGCTGCTGATGGCCAGGGTCCCGCTGGTCGAACGGGCCTTCGGCCAGGACCGGCTGGCCAGATGGCACCGGTGGGCCGGGTTCACCTCGTTCTGGCTGATGATCGCCCACATCGTGCTGATCACCCTCGGCTATGCCGGCACGGCGCACGCCAACGCCTTCGCCGAACTGTGGGACATGATCTGGACGTACCCCGGCATGCTCCTCGCCACGGCCGGCACTCTGGCGCTGATCATGGTCGTGGTCACCTCGATCCGCGCGGCCCGCCGCAAACTGCGCTACGAGTCCTGGCATCTGATCCACCTGTACGCCTACCTCGGCGTCGGGCTCGCGTTGCCGCATCAGCTCTGGACCGGGACGGACTTCATCGGCTCGCCGGCCGCGATCGCCTACTGGTGGACCCTGTATGCGGTCTCCGCCGGCGGGGTCCTGGTCTACCGGCTCGGGCTGCCCGCCTGGCGTTCCTGGCGGCACCGCCTGGTGGTCAGCCACGTCACTCCGGAGGGTCCCGGTCTGACCTCGGTCTACCTGACCGGCCGGCACCTGGACACGCTGCCGGCCCGGGCCGGGCAGTTCTTCCAGTGGCGATTCCTCGACGGCCCCGGCTGGTCCCGCGCCCATCCCTACTCCCTGTCAGCCACCCCGAACGGGCAGCTGCTGCGGATCACCGTGAAAGACCTCGGCGACGGCAGTTCCCGCGCGGCCGCCCTGCGGCCCGGCACCACGGCGATCGTCGAGGGCCCGTACGGCAGGCTGACCGGCGAGACCTACACCGGCGGCCCGGTGGTCATGCTCGCCTGCGGAATCGGTGTCACCCCGCTGCTGGCCCTGCTCGGCGAACTCCCCTACCGGCCCGGGGAGGCGACCCTGATCTACCGAGCCCGCAACGAGGCCGAGGTGGCGTTCCGTACCGAACTGGACTGGTTCGCCGCGCAGCGTGGGGTCCGGATCGTCTACCTGCTCGGCCCGCGCGCGACCCGGCCGTCCTGGCTGCCGGCCCAGTACGCCGATCGCGCCGACGCCGACGCGCTGCGCGAGATCGCCCCGCGGATCGCCGGCTCGCACGTCTACGTCTGCGGGCCCGACGCGTGGACCGAGGCGGCCCGTACCGCGGCACACGACGCCGGGGTCGAGCCCGCGAACCTGCACACCGAACTGTTCTCCTGGTAA
- a CDS encoding MerR family transcriptional regulator codes for MRIKELAELAGTTVRTIRFYHQIGLLAVPRPTGGRRDYDLAHVARMIRIRWLAQAGIPLSGVAEMLDGQPVDDRRATVLADLHAVVATLDDQLHELRVQRDRMCRLITTVRRDGHLSPLPAPIARFYDRMYERATDERTRRVIRDERDFMELACYRGDMPPEAAIVYERLTAAGLADSFAAFGQIAERVDRAHLLGDEEIAGIAGDTADRLIRQLGEDAPGALRSIDPDLARQAADLYVQLAEPGQRRLARAIGDALLATIEKGRTP; via the coding sequence GTGCGCATCAAGGAGCTCGCGGAGCTGGCCGGCACGACGGTCCGCACGATCCGCTTCTACCACCAGATCGGGCTGCTGGCGGTGCCGCGGCCGACCGGCGGGCGCCGCGACTACGACCTGGCGCATGTCGCCCGCATGATCCGGATCCGCTGGCTGGCCCAAGCCGGGATCCCGCTGTCGGGTGTCGCGGAGATGCTCGACGGTCAGCCGGTGGACGATCGGCGGGCGACCGTCCTGGCCGACCTGCACGCCGTCGTGGCGACGCTGGACGACCAGCTGCACGAGCTGCGGGTGCAGCGGGACCGGATGTGCCGGCTGATCACGACCGTGCGGCGCGACGGTCACCTGTCCCCGTTGCCGGCGCCGATCGCCCGGTTCTACGACCGGATGTACGAGCGGGCCACCGACGAGCGCACCCGGCGGGTCATCCGCGACGAACGCGACTTCATGGAGCTGGCCTGCTACCGCGGTGACATGCCGCCCGAGGCGGCGATCGTGTACGAACGGCTCACCGCCGCCGGTCTGGCCGACAGTTTCGCCGCGTTCGGGCAGATCGCCGAGCGAGTGGACCGCGCGCACCTGCTCGGCGACGAGGAGATCGCCGGGATCGCCGGTGACACCGCCGACCGGCTGATCCGCCAACTGGGCGAGGACGCGCCGGGCGCGCTGCGCTCGATCGACCCCGACCTGGCCCGGCAGGCGGCCGACCTCTACGTACAACTGGCCGAACCGGGTCAGCGGCGCCTCGCCCGCGCGATCGGCGACGCCCTGCTGGCCACGATCGAGAAGGGCCGGACACCGTGA
- a CDS encoding ABC transporter ATP-binding protein: protein MNDTLVIDVGGLVKRFGAFTAVDGLDLAVHRGGVHGFLGPNGAGKSTTIRVLLGLYRATAGRVRVLGLDPADRAAEITRRLSYVPGEVTLWPNLTGQQVLDAFAGLRGSRDEAAERRLCQEYALDPRRQVRTYSKGNRQKVVLVAAFAARTDLLVLDEPTAGLDPLMEEVFRRCVREAAAAGRTVLLSSHILAEVEQLCDAVTIIKDGRLVESGRLADLRHLAAATVTARPSAAQLAEVTARLHRLGVSPAHDDGQLLVSVPRVLVPPVLGVLAEAGADDITCTPAKLEDLFLRHYTVAAR from the coding sequence GTGAACGACACGCTGGTCATCGACGTCGGCGGCCTGGTGAAGAGGTTCGGCGCGTTCACCGCGGTGGACGGTCTCGACCTGGCGGTGCACCGGGGCGGCGTGCACGGATTCCTGGGCCCCAACGGGGCGGGCAAGTCGACCACCATCCGGGTCCTGCTCGGGCTGTACCGGGCGACCGCCGGACGGGTACGGGTGCTCGGTCTCGACCCGGCCGACCGGGCCGCGGAGATCACCCGGCGTCTGTCGTACGTACCGGGCGAGGTGACCCTGTGGCCCAACCTGACCGGCCAGCAGGTCCTGGACGCCTTCGCGGGGTTGCGTGGCAGCCGCGACGAGGCGGCCGAACGCCGGCTGTGCCAGGAGTACGCCCTGGATCCCCGGCGCCAGGTGCGCACCTATTCCAAGGGCAACCGGCAGAAGGTCGTGCTGGTCGCGGCGTTCGCCGCGCGCACCGACCTGCTGGTGCTCGACGAGCCCACCGCCGGCCTCGACCCGCTGATGGAGGAGGTGTTCCGGCGCTGCGTGCGCGAGGCCGCCGCCGCCGGGCGCACCGTGCTGCTGTCCAGCCACATCCTCGCCGAGGTCGAGCAGCTCTGCGACGCGGTGACGATCATCAAGGACGGCCGGCTCGTCGAGTCCGGCCGGCTCGCCGACCTGCGCCACCTCGCGGCGGCGACGGTCACCGCCCGCCCGTCCGCGGCACAGCTGGCCGAGGTCACCGCCCGGCTGCACCGGCTGGGTGTCAGTCCGGCCCACGATGACGGGCAGCTGCTCGTGAGCGTGCCGCGGGTGCTCGTCCCGCCGGTTCTGGGCGTGCTCGCCGAGGCCGGCGCCGACGACATCACCTGCACGCCGGCCAAGCTGGAGGACCTGTTCCTGCGGCACTACACGGTGGCCGCGCGATGA
- a CDS encoding bifunctional diguanylate cyclase/phosphodiesterase yields the protein MVGRSGLARAARYSALFLGLLVLVASVVASVVTARDKQAAAQDSQLRVELRQQIDVLDSYFERARSIDALLAANPVFADFYRVPGTNPAKINAGGATITRVNNALAYLEEMYPGRIGEACFIDSSGAEIARVVNGVPARPDKLSQDEGSNAFFAPTLALGAGQVYQAEEYESQDTHDEVISNSTVVAAAGHVGIVHFEITLESFRTPTSADGFAASILDAGTGRVIVDSRAATTTAGRPDLSLDTLIGGGSDSGVRTAGGRRFAYQHLPSVPGNVNNWYVAVSAPAFGSGWTRGLSVGSLALVAAAMLTVLIAGASWAGHLRAARRAAVYDPLTGLPNRILLSERIEATLRTGRPATVVLLDLQRFREVNDLLGHHLGDVLLNQVAERLLAAVGPDAMVARLGGDDFAVFLPGYADLAVADKSILAAFGSGFVVGGLTVDLDAEIGVAYGPQHGEDAAALLRNADSALRLAKQYCARLQVYDPAAEQSAPNRLALLGDLRRALDTGDQITVHYQPKIDLRTGELAGAEALIRWHHPELGRMNPDMFIPTAETTTLIHALTDRVLTLAVAEATAWAGQGLQVPVAVNLSTRCLLDPTLPGRVLELLDRTGLPVASLELEVTESMVMADPVRAEMTLRELHDAGIRLSIDDFGTGHSSMAYLQRLPVDELKIDRTFIRDMAGDREKAVLVSTMITLGHNLGLSVVAEGAETEQDVAVLRDLGCDIVQGYYFARPMPAGEFRAWCAAWVAAHPDPQRAQPLANAG from the coding sequence ATGGTCGGCCGATCCGGTTTGGCGCGCGCTGCTCGTTACTCGGCGCTGTTCCTGGGGCTGCTGGTGCTGGTGGCCAGCGTCGTCGCCAGTGTGGTGACCGCCCGGGACAAACAGGCAGCCGCTCAGGACAGTCAGTTACGCGTCGAGCTCCGACAGCAGATCGATGTCCTGGACAGCTATTTCGAACGGGCCCGCAGCATCGACGCGTTGCTGGCGGCCAATCCGGTCTTCGCCGACTTCTACCGGGTGCCGGGGACGAATCCTGCGAAGATCAACGCCGGTGGGGCGACGATCACCCGGGTCAACAACGCTCTGGCGTATCTGGAGGAGATGTATCCGGGCCGGATCGGTGAGGCGTGCTTCATCGACAGCAGCGGAGCTGAGATAGCCCGGGTCGTGAACGGTGTTCCGGCCCGGCCCGACAAGCTGTCGCAGGACGAGGGCAGCAACGCGTTCTTCGCACCCACCCTCGCGCTCGGCGCTGGGCAGGTCTATCAGGCCGAGGAGTACGAGTCGCAGGACACCCACGATGAGGTGATCTCGAACTCGACCGTGGTGGCAGCGGCAGGTCACGTGGGCATCGTGCACTTCGAGATCACCCTCGAGAGCTTCCGGACCCCGACATCGGCCGACGGGTTCGCCGCCTCGATCCTCGATGCCGGTACCGGCCGGGTCATCGTCGACAGCCGGGCCGCCACCACGACGGCCGGCCGGCCGGATCTGAGCCTGGACACGCTGATCGGCGGCGGCTCGGATTCCGGGGTGCGCACCGCCGGTGGGCGGCGTTTCGCCTACCAGCACCTGCCGTCGGTTCCCGGCAACGTGAACAACTGGTACGTCGCGGTCTCGGCGCCGGCATTCGGCAGCGGCTGGACACGCGGGCTCAGTGTCGGCTCCCTGGCACTGGTGGCGGCGGCGATGCTGACCGTGCTCATCGCCGGCGCGAGCTGGGCCGGTCACCTGCGTGCCGCCCGTCGAGCAGCGGTGTACGACCCACTCACCGGTCTGCCCAACCGGATCCTGCTGTCCGAGCGCATCGAGGCGACGCTGCGGACCGGCCGGCCCGCCACCGTCGTTCTTCTCGACCTGCAACGGTTCCGGGAGGTCAACGACCTGTTGGGGCACCACCTCGGGGACGTGCTGCTGAATCAGGTCGCGGAACGTCTCCTCGCCGCTGTCGGACCGGACGCCATGGTCGCCCGGCTCGGTGGCGACGATTTCGCCGTCTTCCTGCCCGGCTACGCTGACCTGGCCGTGGCCGACAAGAGCATTCTGGCCGCGTTCGGCTCCGGGTTCGTCGTCGGCGGCCTGACCGTCGATCTGGATGCCGAGATCGGCGTTGCGTACGGGCCGCAGCACGGCGAGGACGCGGCTGCGCTGCTGCGCAACGCGGACAGCGCGCTGCGGCTTGCCAAGCAGTACTGTGCGCGCCTCCAGGTCTACGATCCGGCGGCCGAGCAGTCCGCGCCGAACCGGCTCGCGCTGCTCGGCGATCTGCGCCGCGCGCTCGACACCGGCGACCAGATCACGGTGCACTACCAACCTAAGATCGACCTGCGCACCGGCGAATTGGCCGGAGCCGAGGCCCTCATCCGCTGGCACCACCCCGAGCTGGGCCGGATGAACCCGGACATGTTCATCCCGACGGCGGAGACCACCACCCTGATCCACGCCCTGACCGACCGGGTCCTCACCCTGGCGGTGGCCGAGGCCACGGCCTGGGCCGGCCAGGGACTGCAGGTGCCGGTCGCGGTCAACCTCTCCACCCGCTGCCTGCTCGACCCGACGCTGCCGGGCCGCGTTCTCGAGCTGCTCGACCGTACGGGTCTGCCGGTTGCCTCGCTCGAGCTCGAGGTCACCGAGAGCATGGTCATGGCCGACCCCGTTCGCGCGGAGATGACCCTTCGCGAACTGCACGACGCCGGTATCCGCTTGTCGATCGACGACTTCGGCACCGGTCACTCGTCGATGGCCTATCTGCAGCGACTGCCGGTCGACGAACTGAAGATCGACCGGACGTTCATCCGCGACATGGCCGGAGACCGGGAGAAGGCCGTGCTGGTGAGCACCATGATCACCCTCGGTCACAACCTAGGGCTCTCGGTGGTGGCCGAAGGAGCCGAGACCGAACAGGACGTCGCGGTGCTGCGCGATCTCGGCTGCGACATCGTCCAGGGCTACTATTTCGCCCGCCCGATGCCCGCCGGCGAGTTCCGTGCCTGGTGCGCCGCCTGGGTCGCCGCGCATCCGGACCCGCAGCGTGCGCAACCGCTGGCCAACGCCGGCTGA
- a CDS encoding FMN-binding protein, protein MRRITWWLFSTVAALVLLFSYRTSTGSPALAGAATTTISEPATTGASPSPTASAGTTTSPTTSGTGAAPTTSSSTTSTSTAAKTYTGSVAATRWGDVQVTITVANGKITDVAVPVYPSENGRDQEINAYALPVLRQETLTAQSAGIDTVSGATVTSNGYLESLQSALDAAHLS, encoded by the coding sequence ATGCGACGAATCACCTGGTGGTTGTTCTCCACCGTGGCGGCCCTGGTGCTGTTGTTCAGCTACCGCACCAGCACCGGCAGTCCCGCACTGGCCGGCGCGGCCACGACCACGATCAGCGAACCCGCGACGACGGGCGCGAGCCCGTCCCCCACGGCTTCCGCCGGCACCACCACGTCACCGACGACCAGCGGCACCGGCGCCGCGCCGACGACCAGCAGCAGCACCACCAGCACGTCGACCGCGGCGAAGACCTACACCGGATCGGTGGCCGCCACCCGCTGGGGCGACGTGCAGGTCACGATCACCGTCGCCAACGGCAAGATCACCGACGTGGCAGTTCCGGTCTACCCCAGCGAGAACGGACGGGACCAGGAGATCAACGCCTACGCGCTGCCCGTTCTGCGGCAGGAGACCCTGACCGCGCAGAGCGCCGGCATCGACACCGTCTCCGGCGCGACCGTCACCAGCAACGGCTACCTCGAGTCGCTGCAGTCCGCCCTCGACGCCGCCCACCTCTCCTGA
- a CDS encoding ROK family transcriptional regulator produces the protein MHLAFLRDYHEALVIALARTRPTIERGTVAEITSLTPQAVSKVLTRLLDDGVIATAGVRRAALGKPAAVYRLVPESRWAIGAHVTRRALRLVLTDLAGTVHASATTALPADFTPDDLLGRLDSGVTAMIREHRLDDDGPRPLIGVGIGMVGPLDQATGTVRDAHRLRHWHDIPLAELAGQRLGRPVLVDKDVTAAVTAEAWRRDAGFRDAALIMVESGVGAGLWLNGAAHRGTHTNAGEFGHTVIQLDGPACACGRRGCLEAVHDRAADPAAAAAILGVGVVNLLQTLDLGHIVLAGADLLRHGEIYRQVVEDAVRTQVPRADWLTAEVTLTGLGTDVIAAGAAIQVLNLRYGLPDPVGLRLP, from the coding sequence GTGCACCTGGCGTTCCTGCGCGACTACCACGAGGCCCTGGTCATCGCCCTGGCCCGGACCCGGCCGACGATCGAGCGCGGCACCGTCGCCGAGATCACCAGCCTGACCCCGCAGGCCGTCTCCAAGGTCCTCACCCGGCTGCTCGACGACGGCGTGATCGCCACCGCCGGGGTGCGCCGGGCCGCGCTGGGCAAACCGGCCGCGGTCTACCGCCTGGTGCCGGAGAGCCGGTGGGCGATCGGCGCGCACGTCACCCGGCGCGCCCTGCGCCTGGTCCTGACCGACCTGGCCGGCACCGTGCACGCCAGTGCGACGACCGCCCTGCCGGCCGACTTCACCCCGGACGACCTGCTCGGCCGGCTCGACTCCGGGGTCACCGCGATGATCCGCGAACACCGGCTGGACGACGACGGCCCGCGGCCCCTGATCGGCGTCGGCATCGGCATGGTCGGGCCGCTCGACCAGGCCACCGGCACCGTCCGCGACGCCCACCGGCTGCGCCACTGGCACGACATCCCGCTCGCCGAGCTCGCCGGGCAGCGGCTCGGCCGGCCGGTCCTGGTCGACAAGGACGTCACCGCCGCGGTGACCGCCGAGGCCTGGCGCCGCGACGCCGGCTTCCGCGACGCCGCGCTGATCATGGTGGAGAGCGGGGTCGGGGCCGGGCTGTGGCTCAACGGCGCCGCCCACCGCGGCACGCACACCAACGCCGGCGAGTTCGGGCACACCGTCATCCAGCTCGACGGGCCGGCCTGCGCCTGCGGCCGCCGCGGCTGCCTGGAAGCCGTCCACGACCGGGCCGCCGACCCGGCCGCGGCCGCCGCGATCCTCGGCGTCGGCGTGGTCAACCTGCTGCAGACGCTCGACCTGGGCCACATCGTGCTGGCCGGGGCCGACCTGCTGCGGCACGGCGAGATTTACCGGCAGGTCGTCGAGGACGCGGTGCGCACCCAGGTCCCGCGGGCCGACTGGCTCACCGCCGAGGTCACGCTGACCGGCCTGGGCACCGACGTGATCGCCGCCGGGGCCGCGATCCAGGTGCTCAACCTGCGCTACGGCCTGCCCGATCCGGTCGGCTTGCGCCTCCCTTAA
- a CDS encoding DUF2231 domain-containing protein gives MSTVNGLPAHILLVHAVVVLLPLAALLLVLTAVWPAARRRLAGPNAILAVIVVGLVPVTTSAGEWLERRVAETALLRDHTELGDTAIWAALPVAVLALVVWWRQREATAAAAVAAGVRQRSYLAPGSTTLTRIVAVLAVVIAGSAVYDTYRIGDSGAKASWTGNFSSTARQDGPGRRDGD, from the coding sequence ATGAGCACCGTCAACGGACTGCCGGCACACATCCTGCTGGTCCACGCCGTCGTGGTACTGCTACCGCTGGCCGCCCTGCTGCTGGTGCTGACCGCGGTCTGGCCTGCGGCCCGCCGGCGCCTCGCCGGCCCGAACGCCATCCTGGCCGTGATCGTCGTCGGCCTCGTCCCGGTCACGACGAGCGCCGGTGAATGGCTGGAACGCCGGGTCGCCGAGACCGCGTTGCTGCGCGACCACACCGAGCTCGGCGACACCGCGATCTGGGCCGCTCTTCCGGTCGCGGTGCTGGCCCTGGTGGTCTGGTGGCGGCAGCGCGAGGCCACCGCGGCGGCAGCGGTCGCCGCCGGTGTCCGGCAGCGCAGCTATCTGGCGCCGGGGTCCACCACGCTCACCCGGATCGTCGCCGTGCTCGCCGTCGTCATCGCCGGCTCGGCCGTCTACGACACGTACCGCATCGGCGACTCCGGCGCGAAAGCGTCCTGGACCGGCAACTTCAGCTCCACCGCCCGCCAGGACGGGCCCGGCCGGCGCGACGGCGACTGA
- a CDS encoding cell wall metabolism sensor histidine kinase WalK translates to MSAGPDRVMLARARRIMALQTAAAITVSLLVLGALVLIVVTYSQNAAARTLLRETAASADDVKDPAPGVWIFVQDAAGTVEATEDAPRGLPDRDALDRVRAGGAAETVRIGGREGGYLALTRRRGARVVQVVMSRHEQHDERERLLGALAVGELIGLLVALLSAALLARRATAPLAEALARQRHFVADASHELRTPLTQLHTRAQLLQMDLRAGAGLADVTTDVDHLVTGTRHLGEVVEDLLLSSQLGRRDDVRVPVDLATVAAEVLAEQTDRAGAQRVELTLLAGAADTFVVLGHRAALRRVLTALLDNALSHTPSGGHVSVELGTAGAAVAVVVRDDGTGFDPADTERLFARFARGGHGDHRRFGLGLALAKEVITGHGGTIDAWGRPGQGAAFTIHLPSANRDEQ, encoded by the coding sequence GTGAGTGCCGGACCGGATCGGGTGATGCTGGCCCGGGCCCGGCGGATCATGGCCCTGCAGACCGCCGCCGCGATCACCGTCAGCCTGCTCGTCCTCGGCGCGCTGGTCCTGATCGTGGTGACCTACAGCCAGAATGCCGCCGCCCGGACGCTGCTGCGGGAGACCGCGGCGAGCGCGGACGACGTGAAGGACCCCGCACCCGGCGTGTGGATCTTCGTGCAGGATGCCGCCGGCACGGTCGAGGCCACCGAGGACGCGCCCCGCGGGCTACCGGACCGCGACGCGCTGGACCGGGTCCGTGCCGGCGGGGCCGCCGAGACGGTCCGCATCGGTGGCCGGGAAGGCGGCTACCTCGCGCTGACCAGGCGCCGTGGCGCCCGGGTGGTGCAGGTCGTCATGAGCCGGCACGAACAGCACGACGAACGCGAGCGCCTGCTCGGCGCCCTCGCCGTCGGCGAGCTCATCGGACTGCTCGTCGCGCTGTTGTCAGCGGCGCTGCTCGCCCGGCGGGCAACCGCCCCGCTGGCCGAGGCACTGGCCCGGCAGCGGCACTTCGTCGCCGACGCCAGCCATGAGCTGCGCACCCCGCTGACCCAGTTACACACCCGGGCCCAGCTGCTGCAGATGGACCTGCGCGCCGGTGCGGGCCTCGCGGACGTCACGACGGACGTCGACCACCTCGTTACCGGCACCCGGCACCTCGGCGAGGTCGTCGAGGACCTGCTGCTCTCCAGCCAGCTCGGCCGCCGCGACGATGTCCGCGTGCCCGTCGACCTGGCCACGGTCGCGGCGGAGGTGCTGGCGGAGCAGACCGATCGGGCCGGCGCGCAGCGGGTGGAGCTCACCCTGCTCGCCGGCGCCGCGGACACGTTCGTGGTGCTCGGCCACCGAGCCGCGCTACGCCGGGTGCTGACCGCTCTGCTCGACAACGCGCTGAGCCACACCCCGTCCGGCGGACACGTGAGTGTCGAGCTCGGCACGGCCGGCGCGGCGGTCGCGGTCGTCGTCCGCGACGACGGCACCGGCTTCGACCCGGCCGACACCGAGCGGCTGTTCGCCCGCTTCGCCCGCGGTGGCCACGGCGATCACCGCCGCTTCGGGCTCGGGCTGGCGCTGGCGAAGGAGGTCATCACCGGGCACGGGGGCACCATCGACGCATGGGGACGCCCCGGTCAGGGCGCGGCGTTCACCATCCACCTGCCCTCGGCGAACCGGGACGAGCAGTAG
- a CDS encoding MFS transporter produces MTLEGNSVAEVGDVHHRTRRRWPALLALAFGAVAIGLTEFVPSGLLPQIAADVLGAEYARSQSGAVAHAGWMVTAYALGVVAGAPLIAALTARLPRRRLVLGLLVLFVAGTLASALAPSFELVLAARFVAGLPHGAYFGAAGLLAASLMGPGSEGRGFAIVLSGLTAANVVGVPAITRLGQAAGWRVAYLVIAAVFGLALLAVAATVPDTPAADSSPAAELRSLRRPQVWLTAVTAAIGFAGFFAVSSYLAPVTTEVTGLSAGAVPWVLVAMGLGMTVGNALGGWYADRDLRRATLLGFTALIAASAFFALAVTSTPGLFAGAFLIGATSLFLGPALQSRLIAVAPGAQLMGAAVNQSAMNIANSLGAAVGGAVIAAGLGYRAPAWVGVALAVVGLALAAAGFTLDRRRPATR; encoded by the coding sequence ATGACCCTCGAAGGCAACAGCGTTGCGGAAGTCGGCGACGTGCACCACCGCACCCGCCGACGATGGCCGGCCCTGCTCGCGCTCGCCTTCGGCGCGGTCGCCATCGGCCTGACCGAGTTCGTGCCCTCCGGCCTGCTGCCGCAGATCGCCGCCGACGTGCTCGGCGCCGAGTACGCCCGCTCGCAGTCCGGCGCGGTCGCGCACGCCGGGTGGATGGTCACCGCGTACGCCCTCGGCGTGGTGGCCGGCGCCCCGCTGATCGCCGCGCTCACCGCCCGGCTGCCGCGCCGGCGCCTGGTGCTCGGCCTGCTGGTGCTGTTCGTGGCCGGCACGCTGGCCTCCGCGCTGGCCCCGAGCTTCGAGCTGGTGCTGGCCGCCCGGTTCGTCGCCGGCCTGCCGCACGGCGCCTACTTCGGCGCCGCCGGGCTGCTGGCCGCGTCCCTGATGGGGCCGGGCAGCGAGGGCCGCGGCTTCGCGATCGTGCTCAGCGGGCTGACCGCGGCCAACGTGGTCGGCGTGCCGGCGATCACCCGGCTCGGCCAGGCCGCCGGCTGGCGGGTCGCCTACCTGGTCATCGCCGCGGTCTTCGGGCTCGCCCTGCTGGCGGTCGCCGCGACGGTGCCGGACACCCCGGCGGCGGACAGCTCACCCGCCGCCGAACTGCGCTCGCTGCGCCGTCCGCAGGTGTGGCTGACCGCGGTGACCGCCGCGATCGGCTTCGCCGGGTTCTTCGCGGTCAGCAGCTACCTCGCGCCGGTGACCACCGAGGTCACCGGGCTGTCCGCGGGCGCGGTGCCGTGGGTGCTGGTCGCCATGGGGCTCGGGATGACCGTCGGCAACGCGCTCGGCGGCTGGTACGCCGACCGTGACCTGCGCCGGGCCACCCTGCTCGGCTTCACCGCGCTGATCGCCGCGTCGGCGTTCTTCGCGCTGGCCGTGACCAGCACGCCCGGCCTGTTCGCCGGCGCCTTCCTGATCGGCGCGACCAGCCTGTTCCTCGGCCCGGCCCTGCAGTCCCGGCTGATCGCGGTCGCCCCCGGCGCCCAGCTGATGGGCGCGGCCGTCAACCAGTCCGCGATGAACATCGCCAACAGCCTGGGCGCGGCCGTCGGCGGCGCGGTCATCGCGGCGGGCCTGGGCTACCGCGCCCCGGCCTGGGTCGGTGTCGCCCTGGCCGTCGTCGGCCTGGCCCTGGCCGCCGCCGGCTTCACCCTCGACCGCCGCCGCCCGGCGACCCGGTGA
- a CDS encoding response regulator transcription factor gives MTDAAVPAASLLVVEDDRELGPLLVRLFRGAGYGTDLAPDGQAGLHLALTRRYDAMILDRGLPAIEGLDLLGRLRRSGVTVPVLVLTALGTLPDRVAGLDGGAEDYLVKPFEIDELLARVRVLLRRRPGSADRLTVAGAEFDLISRTVTGPAGTAVALSGRESDLLRLLARNPARVFTREEIVAQVFPDASSVTLADTYVHYLRRKLGAEVVSTVRGVGYRLGQG, from the coding sequence ATGACCGATGCCGCTGTGCCCGCCGCGAGCCTGCTGGTGGTCGAGGACGACCGGGAGCTGGGCCCGTTGCTGGTGCGCCTGTTCCGGGGCGCCGGGTACGGGACGGACCTCGCCCCGGACGGGCAGGCCGGGCTGCACCTGGCGCTGACCCGTCGCTATGACGCGATGATCCTCGACCGGGGTCTGCCGGCCATCGAAGGCCTGGATCTGCTCGGCCGGCTGCGGCGCTCCGGGGTCACGGTTCCGGTGCTCGTGCTGACCGCGCTCGGCACGCTGCCGGACCGGGTGGCCGGCCTGGACGGCGGAGCCGAGGACTATCTCGTCAAGCCGTTCGAGATCGACGAGCTCCTGGCGCGGGTCCGGGTGCTGCTGCGCCGCCGTCCCGGCTCGGCGGACCGGTTGACGGTCGCGGGGGCGGAGTTCGACCTGATCTCCAGGACGGTGACCGGACCGGCGGGCACGGCGGTCGCGCTGTCCGGGCGCGAGAGCGATCTGCTGCGACTGCTGGCCCGGAATCCGGCGCGGGTGTTCACCCGGGAGGAGATCGTGGCCCAGGTCTTTCCCGACGCCTCCAGCGTCACCCTGGCGGACACGTACGTGCACTACCTGCGGCGCAAGCTCGGCGCCGAGGTGGTGTCCACCGTGCGGGGCGTGGGCTACCGGCTCGGGCAAGGATGA